The sequence below is a genomic window from Monodelphis domestica isolate mMonDom1 chromosome 2, mMonDom1.pri, whole genome shotgun sequence.
attagacctcttctgtctttctaaGCTAGGGTCCAGACTTCCCTTGGTCTGCTCCTTCCTCCAACTGGCTcgcccagtaacattccaaacaAGAATGCTCtcctttgaatgacaggtcatcagtctcagctaCTCCAAGCTCTTGCTACAAAtctttctcaatttctcacttccacacaatggaatagattaggtactcaACACACAGCAGTAAATGATCACAGTAACCTAAagtttgataaaccccaaaatccaaGCTTTTGAGAGAACtatttgagagagaaaaatctactgggaaaattagaaaagactATGCAGAAGCTAGGCTAAAAGATCAACATCACACATTAGATACCAAGATCATGTCAAAATGgacacatgatttagaaataaagggttatATCATAAATAAAATAGGGTAGCATGTAGTATAATTTACccataaaaattatgaataaggggaaaatttatgatcaaacaacacatagaaaacattacaagatgtaaaatagatgATTTTGGAACATGCCAAGTTTaagttttcatacaaataaaaccaatgttttcaagattaaaaaagaaacaaaaaacttgaaaaataatttatgggAAATGTTTCTGAGAAaggctccatttctcatatatataaagaactggatcacatttataagaatacaagtcattctctaataaatgatcaaaggatataaatacaatgaagaaattaaaactatgtttagtcatatgaaaaaatgttccaaatcactattttttaaaaaaatatttttttcagttatatgtgcAAACAATTCCtaacaattgttatctgacatattgtgattcatattctctcccttccttccttccatccttcctgcctttctgagACAGAATTTAGACTGAtgtaggttataccagtgctgtcatacagtatatatttccatattccttatgccatgaaagaagacacatatcacacatacacaaaaaaaagataaaggaaatagagtgaaaaaagaaatacttttacatgcaattggattccaatagttccttctttggctgtggatagcatttttcatcatgagtcccttgggattatcttggatccttgcattgctaataatagtttagttctttACAACTGATGATCATATAGTATTTTTGTTACTACATAtagtgttctccaggttctgctcatttcactttgcatcaatttatatgtctttccagatttttctgaactcatcttgttcctcatttcttatggcacaatagtatttcattatgaCCAaaaaccacaacttgtttagctattcctcaattgttgggcaacccctcaatttccaattctttaccaccacaaaaagagctgttataaatatttttaacaagtagttccttttctcctttctttgatatttttggtATTCATACCTAGtcgtggtattgttggatcaaatgaTATAGACAGTTTggggcatggttccatattgctttccagaatggttgtatccacTCACAGTTCCAACCAAAAGTATCTTAGTGCCCCAGTTCATTTTCCCCTttggtcattttagtcaatctaatggatatgaggtggtatctgtgaatcttaaaatttctcagaatctaccttagaagatttggttaagctattcccttattgtaacaaatggaggtacttgatcaggaaagaattgggaattttaaaattactccacccatacttgggcatactttaggggcagataaagttgtaaactcctcaTTGAACAATGCAAAGttcctaactcatacttatagtaaagctagaaccttaagctagatctatttttagagcTAATagaaaagggtgctaagtacctataaaggttgaattaatcactaaaagggcaaaaAACTTATAAAGtgcaagcttagcaaaagagataTGAAAGGGAAGCACAAGGAAGCAAGCTGGTGGGCAGGCTGTTAGGGGCCCCCGGAGCTTGTCCTAGCTTCCGGGGGCGGTAGTGGCCTCCCTCTTGGCCTGGACCTGGGCCCATTGGGTCCGCTGTGGCATCAGAGATAGCAAGCTGTGCTAATAGAACTTCTCAAGTCCTTATAAAGGAGCTGAAGTCCCAGTGTACTATGGACATTAATAGTGAGGATCCAGATAATTGCAGAAGCATGGGAATCCTATTCTAAGTCAAGCATTTGTCCAAAGGTTTCCCAATGAGTGGATCAGGGATTTGCCATAGTATGGCTGTTTCTTGATCTACTCCTGTCACCAGATCAACAGTGGGGTTAAACAGCTTggatgagacttttttttttttttgtggtagaacTTTAAGGAATCCTAGCATTGCTCGCCATGAAGAAGGATCTCTCCATTGTCAAGTGCCTGCAAGATCGCCAAAGAAGAGACCCGAGCTCCTGCAGACTCTGAAGGGTAACAGCGGTGGGAGAAGCGCTGACCGCGGTAGCCAGGCGCTCCAGAACTCTTGGTCAGCCCGAGGAAAAGAGGGCTCTCCTTCTCTGAAAGGGACAATGCCGAGCGGCTCGCCCTGGACGGCTGTGAGAGAAGGCCAGCCGGCCGAAGCGGCTTCCCCCATTGTAAAGCCGCTCAAGCGCTGTCTCCGCTCCGAGGCCCGGAGGAGCTCCGAGGAAAAGTCCTCCCCCAAAGCTGACAAGGAGGGGTCTCCAGAGCGGACTCACTCCCTAGTGGACAATGGTGCCGATGCCCAGGGGGCTAAGCAAGCTTGTCGATGCCTTTTACTGGATGATTGtgagaaaagggaaattaaaaaggCAAACTCCAGTGGGGAAGGGTCCCCGGAAGCCGCCATTGCCCCAGAGGCGGCCGGCTATGAGGCTTTAAACTTGGTGGACAACAGTGACTCTACTCTTCTCCACTGCGATGACTGTCTGCTTCATGATGCGAGCTGGAGACAGAGCCTTCCCGCCTCCTGGGTGTTGCAGGAACAGCTCATGGCTGACAATGGGGATCCCGGTGCCTGCCTGCCAGAGAGTAGGAAAGAGGAGAGCACTGTAGACCAGAATGTGCCTTGCACAGAGTCACCAGGCCAGGCCAAGCCAGAGAAGCACAGCCTAGGAGCTGCCGGCCCGTGCGAGGAGCAGGTCGGTGAGCTGGCTCCAGCCGAGCCAACCCCGCTTCCCCTCCCAGAAAGCCAGCCGTCTTTAAGGGACTCTGAGGAAGAGGTCGACATGGTAGGAGAGTGCTCTTCCAAGGAGCAGCTGGCGCATGAGAACCCCAACTGTGCTGCGAGGGTCGGTCGTACCAGGGCTCCTGTCTCAGGAGAGCCCGCACCCGCTCCTTCCCCGGACTGTGTTTCCACTGCCCTGAGCTCTCTGTCCCAACCCCAAGGGTACCGCTACACGCTGAGAACGTCCCCTCGGAGGGCTGACCCGAGCAAAGGCAGTCTCACCCAAAATAACTCTCCTTGTAGAGAAAATGGACAAATGGATGAGGACCAGCTCAGCCCCACAGAAACGACTGTCCTCCTTAGTGTTCATGCCAACGGCTCTCCCACAGACTCTGAGGAGGCCGTCCTGACTGGCAAGGGGATGAGCCAGGACCCGGGATCGCCCCCCTCGGAGGCCAGGATTCCTCCCGGCTATGGGGCACCTGCCAAAGAGAGCGCAGCCCTGAGAGTGCCAGAGGACAACGAGGAGGAGCCTGACGTGTATTACTTTGAGTCAGACCATGTGGCATTGAAACACAACAAAGATTATCAGAGACTGTTACAGACCATCGCCATGCTCGAGGCCCAGCGCACTCAAGCGGTCCAAGACCTTGAAAGTTTAGGCAGACACCAGAGAGAAGCCCTGAAAAATCCCATTGGATTTGTGGGAAAACTCCAGAAGAAGACTGATATAGGGCTTCCATTTCCACAGAGAGTTGTCCAATTGCCAGAGATTGCATGGGACCAATATACTAACAGCTTCGGGAACTTCGAGAGGAAGTTTAAGAACCGCAAGCGCCATAGGAGAAGGGTGAAGTTGGTTTTTGATAAAGTAGGTTTACCGGCCAGACCAAACAGTCCCTTGGGTCCAAAAAGGGATGGGGAGACCTTTTCCTATGCTGTGTTGCCTTTAAGTGACGGTCCAGAAGGTTCAAACAGCCGTCCGCAGATGATAAGGGGACGCCTCTGCGACAAGACCAAACCAGAGACGTTTAATCAGCTCTGGACTGTGGAGGAACAGAAAAAGCTAGAGCAGCTCCTCCTGAAGTACCCTACGGAGCAGGTGGAATCTCGGCGCTGGCAAAAGATAGCCAATGAGCTGGGCAACCGGACGGCCAAGCAGGTGGCCAGCCGTGTGCAGAAGTACTTCATCAAGCTGACTAAAGCCGGCATCCCGGTCCCAGGCAGGACGCCCAACCTGTACATGAACTCCAAAAAGTCTTCGACAAGCCTGCGACAGCACCCCCTTAATAAGCATCTCTTCAAGCCTTCCACTTTCATGACTTCCCACGAACCTCCAGTGTACATGGAGGAGGGCGACAACGGGGCCAGTTTCCACAGACACACAGACCCTGCAGCAGAGGAAGCCTCTGAGGAAGAAAGCATCCCTATCTCCCACCCTGAGTTCCCCGAGTACAAGGAGCTGCTGGAGCTCAAGAAACTCAAGAAGCAGAAGCTCCAGCAGCAGGCTGAGAGCGGCTTTGTAGAGCACTCAGGCTTCAAGTGTGATAACTGCGGCATGGAGCCCATTCAGGGCATTCGGTGGCACTGCCAGGATTGCCCCCAAGACGTGTCCCTGGACTTCTGTGACTCTTGTTCCGACTGCCTCCACGAGACCGACCTCCACAAGGAGGACCACCGGCTGGAGCCAGTCTACCGAGCAGGGACTTTCTTAGACAGAGATTACTGCCTGTCACAGGGTGCCAGCTATAGCTACCTGGACCCCAACTACTTCCCGGCCAACAGATGACATGGGGGACCCCCTGGGCCATGCGCCCCTTCCATACCCAGATACAGACACTCCTGCCATGACCTCCCCCAAGGGGTCCTCGCAACAGGTGGTCATCCCGGGTGGGGCCCCCTAGAGGGGAACCCCTAGAACAGGCCTCTAGAAGAAAGGAGCCGGAGCTCTGGGGGGCCTCCCACCTCGGCCTCAATGAAGCACTGCCCGAGGCCCCGCAGAGGAGGCAATGTTGTCTCCTCCTGAACCTGCTCTGGGTGTGTGTGATCCAATCGTCCCTAAGATCTATTTTTGATGTCCTGTTCTCTGAGCTGATCATGTGATGTGTACAAACCATGGTGAAAAGTGCCAGTGCTAGTGCTGGTGTCTGTGTCGACTCCTCCCAACCCggcctagctgccccttttgtAGTCGCCCCAGAGCCATGACAGAGTGTATTCATATTACTATTTAAACAGGTGATTAAACTTGTCTGGCCGAAGTGCCCCAGGGTCAGGGGCTTCCTTTTCTATTGCTGGACTGGGTCGTTCCTTCTTCTCTGTGTAGACCTCTGTTCTTCAATGATGTCCCTTTGTCCCCAGAACTGTGAGGAATAAACTCTGTGGATCCTGTCTGTTTCtctgagtgagagagagagagagagagagagagagagagagagagagagagatgtgaaatactcagaagatataatctaatcagagatgGTGATAataaaagatgtgaactaagaatgggcagtcctggggaaaccatctactgtgattggtagatgtgaaaatttaaggaAGGGGAcctaagagaaatttctctttaaaaggagctggtctctgaacttagttggagtttggagttagtttggaggagctggggctctgaacttagttcaggagttgaggatttcagtgaaagaCTGGAGTTTTCCTTTAGGTccatcttgtggtgagtgattaaagactgactagtatctcttaaggcttaggcctaggccaattggcctaggcccttcatacaattttctcttattctctctctctccctttccttaattccttcattagtattaattaaaatctccataaaacccagttgacttgggtattttcatacttgggaattttccccatggtgaccacttattttttatttaaatcaagacactaaaaattatctttacagctttggcaattcacagtcttgaaacccacatttttgcagCTACATATCccataattgttttcatttacagtTTCCcagtcaatagtgatttggaacattttttatatgacaATGGTTTTcacttcttcatctgagaactgcctattcatatgcttagaccatttgtcaattgggaaatggtttgtattcttattaactcaattaaattttctatatatttgagaaatgtgatCTTTATCTGAGAAAATTGCTATAAAACTTTTCCcctgatttgatttttttcctctaatcttggtggcatttggttttgttcatacatacaaaatctttcaaatttaatgtaatcaaaattattcatttcacttttcataatgttctctatgtcttgtttggtcctaaattcttcctttaacCATGAGTCTGACAAgagagatattttgtgtttcccTGACTTGTTGATACCATCactatttatttctaaattaattatctaTGTTGACTTTATCTTGGCATCTGGTAAGAGAGATTAGTCATTGCCTAGTTTCTgctatactattttccagttttccaagtgGTTTTACTGAAATGCTGAGTTCTTTCccaaaaagcttggatctttgggtttattggaCACTTGGTTAGCATGATTATTTACTACTATCTGTTAActactgtgaaagagaattctttatcaTCTATCCTGAGTTGACACTAACTTAAGTGTCACTTAACTTCACTAGATCaggaagacaggattaactctcctttgtctaccttttgattgaatcaacacaagattgaactagatggaggAGCTCACAACcaacttagtgaattcacaccttTGCTAGGTGAAAATCCAACAAGATACCTGGAGAGCTCCACACTTTGTTCTAACTCAgtcagtcagaaacttgtaaattcttttaagagttcacacaagagttcacaccctcagaaactgttgAATCAAGATACTATGAACCtttgatgagaaattgaaggtaagaagtcaatcccacagacaTTGCCCCCTAGGCAGTGCTAGAAAATTTGGGAACTGTgactggcccctgtgaagagggcaggagacaagaagtcaccataaaaacaaGCCTAAACTCCCTCAGAGCAaatggtctttgagaagatagtctgaagagattgtctgaTGGAGCTAGccttctgactggggagagttTCAAGGAGCCCCCCTAGAGGCTGTGGtttggattgtgggcttggagctcagcttcaacttaaaCTCTGACTCCTAGACTATTTCTTTGATTGAGTGAAAGGTTttctcccttcctagtttcctaagaaacactctggtgcaaacaccaacaagatggaaatgggttcgaatcaagaacacttgtgatacccagtggaatcacgcgtcggctatgggatagggaggaggtggggagagaaaatgatccttgtctccaatgaataatgctcagaaatgaccaaataacacaatgttaaaaaaataaacactagattactatggtcacttaaaaaaaaaaagaacttgaagtaCATGGAACCAAATACTGTGCAATAATGCTGGAAACATAAAAGGTAGTTTGGTTGTGAAGGGCTTGAAGTGTCAAGTTGAGAAGTTCTATTTTATCTGATGGGCAAGAGATGATAAATTGCTTCTGCAGCAGCACCACAACAAACAACAATtggtataataataacatttatataatacctactatgggctaggtactgtgctaggcactttacaagtatcatctcatttgatcctcacaacagaaCTGGGTAGAAGGTGCTATTACGATGCTTATTATGCAATAGAAAATTAGTGCATATTAGAGATTAGGGTCggcattttttattgttattttaattgacTACTGCATCTTTAGGAATCATCGTTTCTTAACCTATGTCAACAAATATAAttagtttgtttttattcataATTCTTGTTTTGCAGAATTTTAAGAAATCAGGAGTATATAAGACAATGtctaattttccatctttttttcccctttattttattccaataacaaattcaCACAAAGGTTTtctaaagttacatgattcatgttgtctccctcccctcttcccttcccactcctggagttgacaagcaattcccctggattATACACATGTTATTGTGTTAccactcaaaacttatttccctattattcatttttgtttatatgcaaataaacaagtgataaatcatgttttcatctgcatttctactccaactattctttctctagaagtggatagcattctttttcataagtgccttagaattgtcctggatcattgcattgctat
It includes:
- the LOC100033008 gene encoding LOW QUALITY PROTEIN: ZZ-type zinc finger-containing protein 3-like (The sequence of the model RefSeq protein was modified relative to this genomic sequence to represent the inferred CDS: inserted 1 base in 1 codon; deleted 1 base in 1 codon; substituted 1 base at 1 genomic stop codon) encodes the protein MAVSXSTPVTRSTVGLNSLDETFFFFCGRTLRNPSIARHEEGSLHCQVPARSPKKRPELLQTLKGNSGGRSADRGSQALQNSWXSPRKRGLSFSERDNAERLALDGCERRQPAEAASPIVKPLKRCLRSEARRSSEEKSSPKADKEGSPERTHSLVDNGADAQGAKQACRCLLLDDCEKREIKKANSSGEGSPEAAIAPEAAGYEALNLVDNSDSTLLHCDDCLLHDASWRQSLPASWVLQEQLMADNGDPGACLPESRKEESTVDQNVPCTESPGQAKPEKHSLGAAGPCEEQVGELAPAEPTPLPLPESQPSLRDSEEEVDMVGECSSKEQLAHENPNCAARVGRTRAPVSGEPAPAPSPDCVSTALSSLSQPQGYRYTLRTSPRRADPSKGSLTQNNSPCRENGQMDEDQLSPTETTVLLSVHANGSPTDSEEAVLTGKGMSQDPGSPPSEARIPPGYGAPAKESAALRVPEDNEEEPDVYYFESDHVALKHNKDYQRLLQTIAMLEAQRTQAVQDLESLGRHQREALKNPIGFVGKLQKKTDIGLPFPQRVVQLPEIAWDQYTNSFGNFERKFKNRKRHRRRVKLVFDKVGLPARPNSPLGPKRDGETFSYAVLPLSDGPEGSNSRPQMIRGRLCDKTKPETFNQLWTVEEQKKLEQLLLKYPTEQVESRRWQKIANELGNRTAKQVASRVQKYFIKLTKAGIPVPGRTPNLYMNSKKSSTSLRQHPLNKHLFKPSTFMTSHEPPVYMEEGDNGASFHRHTDPAAEEASEEESIPISHPEFPEYKELLELKKLKKQKLQQQAESGFVEHSGFKCDNCGMEPIQGIRWHCQDCPQDVSLDFCDSCSDCLHETDLHKEDHRLEPVYRAGTFLDRDYCLSQGASYSYLDPNYFPANR